A section of the Lynx canadensis isolate LIC74 chromosome A1, mLynCan4.pri.v2, whole genome shotgun sequence genome encodes:
- the LOC115513683 gene encoding LOW QUALITY PROTEIN: histone H3.1 (The sequence of the model RefSeq protein was modified relative to this genomic sequence to represent the inferred CDS: inserted 1 base in 1 codon) — MARRKQTARKSTGGKAPHKHLATKVACKSSPATGGIKKPHRYRPGTVXRHYQKSIELLIRKLPFQREVCEIAQDFKTDLLFQSSAVMALQEACEAYMVGFFEDTNLCAIHTKRVTIMPKDLQLARCIRGERA, encoded by the exons ATGGCTCGCAGGAAGCAGACAGCGCGCAAGTCCACGGGCGGCAAGGCCCCGCACAAGCACCTGGCCACCAAAGTGGCCTGCAAGAGCTCGCCGGCTACCGGCGGCATCAAGAAGCCGCACCGCTACCGGCCTGGCACAG TCCGCCACTACCAGAAGTCCATCGAGCTGCTGATCCGCAAGCTGCCGTTCCAGCGGGAGGTGTGCGAGATCGCGCAGGACTTCAAGACCGATCTGCTCTTCCAGAGCTCGGCCGTCATGGCGTTGCAGGAGGCGTGCGAGGCCTACATGGTGGGGTTCTTCGAGGACACCAACCTGTGCGCCATCCACACCAAGCGCGTTACCATCATGCCCAAGGATCTACAGTTGGCGCGCTGCATTCGCGGGGAGCGCGCTTAA